From Dechloromonas sp. A34:
GGGCAGCGCGTCCTCAAGCATGGCGGCAAACTGGGTGGCGGAATCGAAAATGATGGCGATGCCGCCGACCGGGTCACCCCGCTCGCCCGGTGCGCGAATCGCGGCCGCATAGATATAGGTTGGCAGGTTGGCGTAGAGCGGCGACGGCGCGAAGGGCGAAACGCAATAACTCTGGCTGTCCGGCAGGGACAGGGTCTTTCGCATCCACTCAGTCTGCAGGGTCTGGCCGAGCATGTCGTTGTAGGCCGGATTGGCCACGGCCACCACCTTGCCGGCACCGTCGAAGATCAGCAGGTTGGCATACACCGTATACAAACCGTTGATCGAGCGCAGGATGGCCGTCAGTCCTTCGCGCCGCGCCTCGCCGCCCTGCGCCAGCGCCCCGCGGAAGGCGCCGGTCAGCGCCCACCAGCGGCAGTCATTGGCCCGTTCATAGAGATTGCGGTCCATGATGTCCATGGCCAGCGCCGCCTGCGCCGAGCAATCCGAAATCGCCGCCGAAACGACGGTTTCGTAGAGATTGGTCGTCGATTCGCTGAACACGCTGCGCGTCTTCATACCCGTGCTGCCGATCTCCCAGAGCAGCACCTTGGCGAAGGAGGTGTTCAGGGCATGGCTATCGCGCGACAGCCAGACGTTGCCATTCCACACCGCGCGGTTCAATTCGTGCTGGATGCTGGTCGCGCGCAGCGGGATGTCGCGCAGCTCGGCGGAAAACAGGGTGGCGGTTTCTAGCACCCCGGCGCGAACGGATTCGGGCACCTCGTCCAGCTCGCCGGCCAGGGACATTTCAAATGCATGATTGAGCGGCGCCAGGGCATGGCCGCGCCAGCCCGGGCCGCGATACCCCTGGTAGCCATGGCTCTGGCAGGTACTGGCGAGATATTCCCGGCCGGCGAAGCGGGCGATCCGGCACTCCTCATCGTCGCCCCCGGCCAGCCGGGCGCCCACCGGAAACTGGTAGGGGTCGCTGCTGGCGATGACCCGGCCCTCAGGGGAGAGAAAGGTGATCACCGTCCACTCGTCCTCCTCGAGCAGGCTGCGAAAGATCCGCTCACACTCGTCCTGGAAGCGGAAACACAGACAAAGCACGCCGACCGGATGGCTGTCATCCGCCGCCATCACGCGGTAGGAATAGATCAGCGGCGAGCTCTCGCCCGGCAGCAGGTCGCTGGCGCGAAAAGTCTCGACGTAGGCGGCTTCGGTGGCCAGCGATTCGGCGATCAGCGGGTCGCGCGAAGCGGCGAGCGGAATTTCTTCATCGAGGCGGGCGAGCACCTTGCCGTCCGGCGCCACCAGGATGATGTCGTGATAGACAGAATATTTGCGGACATATTCGTCGAACCTCGCCCGCAACGCCGGGCGTTGTTCCGCAGCCGCCACCGGGTCGCTGCCGGCGATTTCGGCAAAGGCCTGGATCTCGCTGTCGGTCGCCAGAAAGCCGATATCGGCGGTGCGCTCGAAGAGATTGCGCACCAGAATGTCGATCGCCACCCGCGCATCGGAGCGCAGGCCAAGCACGGCCTTCTTGCGCAGCTCCTGGGCCAGTTGGGTCATCAGGACATCGGCCAATTCCTTGAAGTCGGCGCGCATTTGCGTGATATCTGTACCGGCGCACAGCAGTTGCCCGAGCAGGGTCAGGTTGTCATAGACGCTCTGAATCTCGCGCAACCGACCCTGATCCTCGCGCAGGCCGAGCATGAACCCGGAGAGGTAGTTGATATCAGTAGAGGGGCGTTCAAGACGGTTTTTTCTCATGGCGGGCTTCCTTTGCATTGTTACGGACTGTGCAACGCAATAGCCATACCAGTTAAATTAAATACGCAACACATTGAATAAATTTAATATTTTTACAAACCTGCATTACGGATTTAAATCTCGCACCAAGATCGTGCCCGCTCAGCACAAGAAAACCTGAGGCGCCCATGAACGGTGCATGCAATGCAGCAGTCACCGGAAAGTAGGATGCAGGCCGAACTCAAGCCCGGGCTCGCGCGCGGCAAAAACCCTATGCCTGACCGTCCAGCCAGATCAGGGTGGCTTGGCGACCGGTGACCCCGTCACGACGATAGGAGAAAAACCGCTCGGCATCGCTCAGCGTGCACCATTCGCCGGCGC
This genomic window contains:
- a CDS encoding chemotaxis protein CheW, encoding MRKNRLERPSTDINYLSGFMLGLREDQGRLREIQSVYDNLTLLGQLLCAGTDITQMRADFKELADVLMTQLAQELRKKAVLGLRSDARVAIDILVRNLFERTADIGFLATDSEIQAFAEIAGSDPVAAAEQRPALRARFDEYVRKYSVYHDIILVAPDGKVLARLDEEIPLAASRDPLIAESLATEAAYVETFRASDLLPGESSPLIYSYRVMAADDSHPVGVLCLCFRFQDECERIFRSLLEEDEWTVITFLSPEGRVIASSDPYQFPVGARLAGGDDEECRIARFAGREYLASTCQSHGYQGYRGPGWRGHALAPLNHAFEMSLAGELDEVPESVRAGVLETATLFSAELRDIPLRATSIQHELNRAVWNGNVWLSRDSHALNTSFAKVLLWEIGSTGMKTRSVFSESTTNLYETVVSAAISDCSAQAALAMDIMDRNLYERANDCRWWALTGAFRGALAQGGEARREGLTAILRSINGLYTVYANLLIFDGAGKVVAVANPAYNDMLGQTLQTEWMRKTLSLPDSQSYCVSPFAPSPLYANLPTYIYAAAIRAPGERGDPVGGIAIIFDSATQFAAMLEDALPRTEDGAIVDGAFALFTDQEGRVIASTDPELASGMRLEIGREFFTLEPGGEYANIVEFRGRYFAVGARMSAGYREYKSASDAYRNAVVALVLVPLSDRVLRPDEQCLLQRTDKASYASRQAGGEDAVEIATFYIGDSWYGVASSLVVEAIDAGDITVIPGLPEWARGCVMHDDQPITVFDLAALLTGRPTALEARQIVVIRSPEQRISFGILVDELGEIPEIAAERIEPIPGMLANGKSLTESLVKPHPADAEKRILVILSVERMLQRLFGARLQHEAPLTLAYREA